In Persephonella sp., the DNA window GTAAGGTGCTGCCACTGACCAAAAGGATCAGAAAATTTCAAATCAATAAAGGCGATCCCTTTTTCAGAGATAACTCTTAAAACATCGTCCGGTGTCTGGCACTGAATCATAGCCATTCCAAAAAACCTCCTAAGGTTATTTTATTTAGATTGCTTCTGGTCCTCTTTCCCCTGTTCTTATTCTTATAACATCTTCAACAGGGATAACAAATATCTTTCCGTCTCCTATTCTTCCTGTCCTTGCAGCGTTTGAGATAGTCTCAACCACCTTTTCAACCATTGAGTCATCAACAACTATCTCTATTTTTAGCTTAGGCAGAAAATCAATAACGTATTCAGCTCCTCTGTAAAGTTCAGTATGACCTTTTTGTCTTCCAAAACCTTTTGCTTCCGAAACAGTCATTCCGTAAACACCTATTTCTGTGAGAGCGTCCTTTACCTCGTCAAGCTTGAAAGGTTTGATGATTGCCTCAATCTTCTTCATGAACAACCTCCGTGTTTGTCTTAATATTTTTATTGCAAATTTTTTGCCAAAATCACAACCTATAAAACCTTAAACAGAATTTTAATTTGCACAAATAATATGCAGATATATGCATACTTTTTATTCACCAATATCAAAAACCACCACTTTTATCTCAGTGTAATCCTCAATAGCAAACTTTGGACCTTCCCTGCCTATTCCGCTTCCTTTAACACCACCGTAGGGCATGTTATCGGCTCTGAATGTTGGTATATCATTTATTATAACCCCACCTACCTCAGCATGCTGGATAAACTTCCATACATTTTTGAGATTATTCGTAAAAACACCTACCTGAAGCCCGTAGTTTGATCTGTTAACAAGCCTGACAGCTTCATCTATATCTTTAAACCTTTTTACTGTTACAACAGGGGCAAACGCTTCCTCGTAAAAAAGCTTTGTTTCCTCAGGAACATCAACAACTACCGTCGGCTGGAATACAGTTTTTTCTTCTGCACATGATACTCCTCCTGCTTCAACCTTAGCTCCTTTTTCAACAGCTTCTTTGATCCATGATTGAATTCTGTTTACTTCGTCTATAGCTATTACAGGACCAACATCTGTTTCATCTTTCATAGGATCTCCAAACTTTAGTTTTGAAACCTCTTCTTTTAAAAGTTTATGAAATCTGTCAGCAACTTTTTCGTGAACAAGAATTCTCTGAACAGATATGCAAACCTGACCTGCAACAGCGAAACCTCCTAAAACAGACTTTTTTGCTGCTTTTTCAAGGTCTGCATCTTCATCAATAACAACAGCTGAGTTTGATCCAAGTTCCATGACTATTTTTTTCAGTCCTGCCTGTTTCGCTATTATCTCACCTACTTTTAAGCTTCCTGTAAAGGAAACAACCCTGACATCAGGGTGGGTTGTCATAGCTTGCCCCACATCAGCGAAACCGGGTATAACAGAAACAGCTTCTTCAGGAACTCCTGCTTCAAGGAAAATCTCACACAGCATTATAGGAGACAGAGGAGTTCTTTCACTTGGCTTTAAAACAAAAGGGCAACCTGCTGCTATGGAGGGTGCTATTTTGTGAGCCGTAAGGTTAAGGGGAAAGTTAAAGGGTGTTATCGCTGCAACTATTCCGGCAGGTTCTCTAAAATAAAAACCTTTTTTACCTTTTCCGTTGGGAGTGGCATCTATATGGACATACTCTCCCTCAATTCTTTTTGCTTCTTCAGCAGAGAATATAATTGTTGTGATGCATCTTTCCACTTCTGTTCTTGCTTCTCTGATCGTTTTTCCAACTTCATAAACTACCGTTCTGGCAAACTCCTCTTTTCTTTTCTCAAGAAGAAAGGCGGCGTTCATAAGAATTTTATATTTTTCGTATGAGGTAAGAGCTTTAAGTTTTTCAAGACCGATTTTTGCTTTTTTTACGGCTTTTTCAACGTCCTGAGGATCTCCTTTTGGAACCTGTCCTATAACCTCTTGGGTGTACGGATAGATAACATCTATTTTTTCTTTTTTTTCTACCTTTTGACCGCCTATTATCATTGGTAGGTTTATCATAAATCCCAACCTCCCGACTTTATATTAATTTTAATACAAAAATTGTTATATTTATACTGATTAAAGTTGTGGGGAAAACATGCTTGAGTATATAAAAGGCAGAGTTATTAGCAAAGGAGAGGATCATATAATTCTTGAGAGAGGAGGGTTTGGCTTCAGGGTGCTAACCCCATCAGTTTTTGATGAAAAAGATGAAGTAAAAGTTTTTACGAGGATAAGCATCAAGGAAGATGAAATAATTGTTTACGGTTTTAGAACAGTTGAAGAAAGGGATCTTTTTGATAAACTTCTAACCGTTTCAGGTGTTGGGGTAAAACATGCTTTTTCAATACTTAAAAGATATTCTGTTGGAGAGTTGCTTAAGATTATAGAAGAAGGTGATGTGGAAGCGCTTACAGATGTTCAGGGGGTTGGGAAAAAAACAGCACAGAGAATAATACTTGAGCTAAAAGGAAAGCTTGATTTTGTTAGTCTTGAGATTATTGATGACATAGTTGACGCCCTTGTAAATCTTGGTTTTGAAAAGAAGAGTTCTGTCAAAGCTGCAAGGGAAGCTGTTAGAGAGAGTTCAGACCTCCAGACAGCCTTAAAAAAAGCACTTCAAAAACTGTCCGAAAAAGGATAGAATTTTATAGTTTTATATACAAACATAGATGAAGGTGACGGGAATTGTGGATTTTAGGAGAGCATGATGAACAGGTCAGGAAAACGAGAACTTCAATACTTGAGCTTGTTGGAAATACCCCTCTGTTAAAACTAAAAAAGTCCCTTCCAGATGATCTGAAGGATAAACCTGTTGAGATATATGCAAAGCTTGAAGGTTATAACCCTGGCGGTTCTGTTAAAGACAGGCCAGCAACAAGAATGATACTTGAGGCTATCCAGTCAGGAAAACTGACAAAGGACAAAATAATTCTTGAT includes these proteins:
- a CDS encoding P-II family nitrogen regulator: MKKIEAIIKPFKLDEVKDALTEIGVYGMTVSEAKGFGRQKGHTELYRGAEYVIDFLPKLKIEIVVDDSMVEKVVETISNAARTGRIGDGKIFVIPVEDVIRIRTGERGPEAI
- a CDS encoding aldehyde dehydrogenase family protein, which translates into the protein MINLPMIIGGQKVEKKEKIDVIYPYTQEVIGQVPKGDPQDVEKAVKKAKIGLEKLKALTSYEKYKILMNAAFLLEKRKEEFARTVVYEVGKTIREARTEVERCITTIIFSAEEAKRIEGEYVHIDATPNGKGKKGFYFREPAGIVAAITPFNFPLNLTAHKIAPSIAAGCPFVLKPSERTPLSPIMLCEIFLEAGVPEEAVSVIPGFADVGQAMTTHPDVRVVSFTGSLKVGEIIAKQAGLKKIVMELGSNSAVVIDEDADLEKAAKKSVLGGFAVAGQVCISVQRILVHEKVADRFHKLLKEEVSKLKFGDPMKDETDVGPVIAIDEVNRIQSWIKEAVEKGAKVEAGGVSCAEEKTVFQPTVVVDVPEETKLFYEEAFAPVVTVKRFKDIDEAVRLVNRSNYGLQVGVFTNNLKNVWKFIQHAEVGGVIINDIPTFRADNMPYGGVKGSGIGREGPKFAIEDYTEIKVVVFDIGE
- the ruvA gene encoding Holliday junction branch migration protein RuvA, with the protein product MLEYIKGRVISKGEDHIILERGGFGFRVLTPSVFDEKDEVKVFTRISIKEDEIIVYGFRTVEERDLFDKLLTVSGVGVKHAFSILKRYSVGELLKIIEEGDVEALTDVQGVGKKTAQRIILELKGKLDFVSLEIIDDIVDALVNLGFEKKSSVKAAREAVRESSDLQTALKKALQKLSEKG